Proteins encoded by one window of Salvia splendens isolate huo1 chromosome 7, SspV2, whole genome shotgun sequence:
- the LOC121810378 gene encoding chlorophyll(ide) b reductase NOL, chloroplastic-like yields the protein MSIKGVRPHYLCILYSEFSHDCSNANFSLFTPNSFIYHSPLQNLNRHCYFTLHFTNKTYPSSNYKSLSLRNTSSSNSSSTSTSTFVEKINSEPMIPPYNVLITGSTKGIGYALAKEFLKSGDNVIICSRSEERVKSAIESLKVESGKQHVWGTKCDVRDGNDVKNLVAFSKEQLKYIDIWINNAGSNAYSYKPLMEASDQDLIEVVSTNTLGLMICCREAMNMMQKQPRGGHIFNIDGAGSDGRPTPRFAAYGATKRSVVHLTKSLQAELKMQDVKNVLVHNLSPGMVTTDLLMSGANTKQAKFFINVLAEPAEKVAEYLVPNIRSIPTNGSGRQTYIRFLTGLKAYSQIFSRLAFGARRNRYFLED from the exons ATGTCAATCAAAGGAGTGAGGcca CATTATCTCTGCATTCTTTATTCCGAATTCAGCCATGATTGCAGCAATGCCAATTTCAGCTTATTCACTCCCAATTCTTTCATTTACCACTCACCACTTCAAAACCTGAACCGCCATTGCTATTTCACGCTTCATTTCACCAATAAAACTTATCCGTCTTCTAACTATAAATCGCTTTCTCTACGAAATACCTCTTCTTCTAATTCTTCATcaacttctacttctacttttGTTGAGAAAATTAATAGTGAGCCCATGATTCCACCATATAACGTTTTGATCACTGGTTCCACTAAag GAATCGGGTATGCACTAGCAAAGGAGTTTCTGAAATCTGGAGACAATGTCATCATATGCTCCCGATCTG AGGAACGAGTGAAATCTGCTATAGAAAGCTTGAAGGTAGAGTCAGGGAAGCAGCATGTGTGG GGCACCAAGTGTGATGTTCGAGATGGGAATGATGTCAAGAACTTAGTTGCTTTTTCCAAAGAGCAACTCAAATACATTGACATATGG ATAAATAATGCAGGATCAAATGCTTACAGTTACAAACCATTGATGGAGGCATCTGATCAAGATCTAAT TGAAGTTGTCTCTACCAATACCTTGGGCTTAATGATATGTTGTCGAGAG GCAATGAATATGATGCAAAAACAACCTCGAGGTGGTCATATCTTTAACATTGATGGAGCTGGTTCAGATGGTAGACCAACCCCGAG ATTTGCTGCCTATGGGGCTACTAAACGCAGCGTGGTGCATCTTACCAAATCACTACAG GCAGAATTGAAGATGCAAGATGTCAAAAATGTTCTCGTGCATAATCTTTCT CCAGGAATGGTCACAACAGATCTTCTCATGTCAGGTGCAAATACAAAGCAG GCCAAGTTTTTCATCAATGTTTTGGCTGAACCAGCTGAAAAG GTTGCTGAGTACTTAGTTCCCAACATCAGATCCATTCCAACAAATGGATCTGGAAGACAGACTTACATTCGTTTCCTCACTGGATTAAAAGCCTATTCCCAGATATTCTCA AGACTTGCATTTGGTGCTCGAAGAAATCGGTATTTTCTTGAAGATTAG
- the LOC121742343 gene encoding uncharacterized protein LOC121742343, whose amino-acid sequence MMKNEIEMISSPHGPLPDLPEEIIKEILLRLPAKSLWKFRSVSKCWFFLISSYDFAKAHLKISNKNNIYERHRLIVGAIQSLMDLHTCSLRDTVGNTMYTGPIYPDVDMLPDVVRFDCPSCNINSLVWMEGSCNGLVCVLESARTLILWNPTIRKYRVLPRSGTPMRFEHYPLNFGFGYDEVHDDYKVVELLHLDPGMSLTEPRAKVYSLRSNSWKALLNWPNEKVALRSGVFLNGAIHWLVFCAGRPSDWGIVSHDLALETFVESELPFNDDDALRFEMNVLGGCLSVCYQYKMWLDVWLMKEYGVVKSWTKIMRIPSTWVRFSFMTKPLLLMENGQMLIRYGPELALYDPRNPSVQQKVSEYDVEAAVYFESLVSPNLDEEVIIARTLPQNVITEILLRSPVKSLLRFKSVSKKWFYLISSSDFVKAHLKVSTKNNVHIHDKLIFGSNTFPFDLYTCSLHTEIEGSNISDPIYLTTIESIPFDRVRFDYVNPDDSIWIVGSCNGLVCVAVSGYTVVLWNPTTRRMKVIPETDTDPNRDSLAYGFGYDELHDDYKVVEVSGDKCQTTGVYETQQKVYSVRTNSWKIMSNWPLSNSCYGTGKFMYGAIHWSVCSSDIVSHDLATDSLVELPMPNFDDDDDDDFRLDIEILNGCLAACFEHNVYMDIWVMKEYGTRESWTKLVRIPFFLDFRDHEFFRPCPFFSLKDGKILLNFGSSIIIYDSSNSQCTPHFSTVFTVEATTFSESLVSLNFDDEIFFGRTLPLEIITEVLLRLPVNSLGRFKAVSKEWYSLISSSYFVMAHLKFSPKNNIYIHDKLVFGSKNFDMDLYTCSMYSMVKDSVLADPIYPVTHENSPFDRVWCDDLYEGDSIWFVGSCNGLVCVSVSANTIILWNPTIRKSAVIPDSGTDLDFDNFSITYAFGYDEIHNDYKVVEFFGAMRNTGVYETGVKVYSMRTNSWKVLSNWPGRDTFGGPGKFLNGAIHWSVCDFDRAADWVIVSHDLATDTFTEIPLPTFHDNDVRVEVHVLRGCLAVHCEHNILMDVWVMKEYGNRESWTKVVSIPFFLDFRDHLFIRPCPLFFSEDGKILIDYGSTIRVYDPSNELFHHFSTTFEVEAITYIESLVSPDLDAEDSP is encoded by the coding sequence TTTTGCTAAGGCCCAtctgaaaatatcaaacaagaacaacatttaTGAACGCCATAGACTTATAGTTGGCGCCATTCAATCTCTCATGGATTTGCACACTTGTTCTCTACGAGACACGGTTGGGAATACTATGTATACCGGTCCAATTTACCCTGATGTTGATATGCTCCCTGATGTTGTTCGCTTTGATTGCCCATCTTGCAACATTAATAGTTTGGTATGGATGGAGGGCTCTTGTAATGGGTTGGTTTGTGTACTTGAGTCAGCAAGAACTTTGATTTTGTGGAACCCCACGATTAGAAAATACAGGGTTTTGCCTCGCTCTGGCACGCCTATGAGGTTCGAGCACTATCCCCTCAACTTTGGGTTTGGTTATGATGAGGTTCATGATGATTATAAGGTGGTGGAGCTTTTACATTTGGATCCTGGCATGTCTTTGACGGAGCCTAGAGCAAAGGTCTATAGTTTGAGGAGTAATAGTTGGAAGGCATTGTTGAATTGGCCGAATGAGAAAGTGGCTTTGCGTTCGGGGGTGTTTCTGAATGGGGCCATTCATTGGTTGGTGTTTTGTGCTGGGAGGCCATCTGATTGGGGGATTGTTTCCCATGATCTTGCTTTGGAGACATTTGTGGAGTCGGAGCTTCCATTTAATGATGATGATGCTCTTAGGTTTGAGATGAATGTGTTAGGTGGTTGCCTTTCTGTGTGTTATCAATATAAAATGTGGTTGGATGTGTGGCTGATGAAGGAATATGGTGTTGTGAAATCATGGACTAAGATTATGAGAATTCCATCGACATGGGTGCGTTTTTCTTTTATGACAAAGCCGCTGCTGCTGATGGAGAATGGTCAGATGCTGATTAGATATGGGCCAGAGTTGGCATTGTATGATCCCAGAAACCCATCTGTTCAGCAGAAGGTTTCTGAATATGATGTTGAGGCTGCAGTGTATTTTGAGAGTCTAGTTTCACCAAATTTGGATGAAGAAGTAATCATTGCAAGAACATTACCCCAGAATGTCATTACAGAGATCCTCCTGAGATCACCCGTGAAGTCTCTCCTGCGCTTTAAATCTGTTTCAAAAAAAtggttttatttaatttcaagCTCTGATTTTGTGAAGGCCCATCTCAAGGTATCAACCAAGAACAATGTACACATCCATGACAAACTCATCTTTGGCTCAAATACTTTCCCTTTCGATCTATATACATGTTCACTTCACACTGAGATTGAGGGTTCTAATATAAGTGATCCTATTTACCTTACTACTATTGAAAGTATACCATTTGATCGAGTAAGGTTTGATTATGTTAACCCGGATGATTCGATATGGATTGTGGGTTCCTGTAACGGGCTGGTTTGTGTGGCTGTGTCTGGTTACACTGTCGTTTTGTGGAAtccaactacaagaagaatgaAAGTAATTCCAGAAACTGACACAGATCCGAATCGTGATTCGTTAGCATATGGTTTTGGTTATGACGAACTGCATGATGATTATAAAGTGGTGGAGGTATCTGGTGATAAGTGTCAGACGACAGGTGTATATGAGACTCAACAAAAGGTTTACAGTGTGAGGACTAACTCTTGGAAGATTATGTCAAATTGGCCGCTTAGCAATTCATGTTATGGGACAGGCAAGTTTATGTATGGAGCCATCCATTGGTCAGTATGCTCCTCGGATATTGTTTCTCATGATCTTGCAACAGATAGTTTGGTGGAGTTACCTATGCCtaattttgatgatgatgatgatgatgatttcaGACTAGATATAGAGATTTTAAATGGTTGCCTAGCTGCATGCTTTGAGCATAATGTTTACATGGATATATGGGTGATGAAGGAGTACGGTACGAGAGAATCATGGACTAAACTGGTTCGCATCCCATTTTTTCTTGATTTCAGGGATCATGAGTTTTTCAGACCTTGTCCGTTTTTTTCGTTGAAGGATGGAAAGATTTTATTGAATTTCGGATCAAGTATAATAATATATGATTCAAGTAACTCGCAGTGCACCCCTCATTTTAGTACAGTCTTCACAGTAGAGGCCACTACCTTTTCTGAGAGTCTAGTTTCGCTAAATTTTGATGATGAAATCTTCTTTGGAAGGACATTGCCTCTAGAAATTATTACAGAGGTCCTCCTGAGGTTACCTGTGAATTCTCTCGGGCGTTTCAAAGCTGTTTCAAAAGAATGGTATTCGCTAATTTCAAGCTCCTATTTTGTGATGGCCCATCTCAAATTTTCCCCAAAGAACAACATATACATCCACGACAAGCTCGTCTTTGGCTCCAAAAACTTTGACATGGATCTCTACACTTGTTCTATGTACTCTATGGTCAAGGATTCTGTGTTGGCTGATCCTATTTACCCTGTAACTCATGAAAATTCACCATTTGATCGTGTGTGGTGTGACGATCTTTATGAGGGTGACTCAATATGGTTTGTAGGTTCTTGTAACGGACTGGTTTGTGTGTCTGTATCTGCTAATACTATCATTTTGTGGAATCCAACTATTAGAAAATCGGCAGTAATTCCAGACTCTGGCACTGACTTGGACTTTGATAACTTCAGCATCACATATGCTTTTGGTTATGATGAAATTCACAATGATTACAAGGTGGTTGAGTTTTTTGGTGCCATGCGCAATACAGGCGTGTATGAGACTGGAGTAAAGGTTTACAGCATGAGGACTAATTCTTGGAAGGTTTTGTCGAATTGGCCGGGCAGAGATACATTTGGTGGGCCGGGCAAATTTCTAAACGGTGCAATCCATTGGTCCGTGTGTGACTTTGATAGAGCAGCTGACTGGGTTATTGTTTCTCATGATCTTGCTACTGATACCTTCACCGAGATACCTTTACCTACTTTTCATGATAATGATGTCCGAGTTGAGGTACACGTTTTGAGAGGTTGCCTTGCGGTGCATTGTGAACATAATATTCTCATGGATGTATGGGTGATGAAGGAATATGGTAACAGAGAGTCATGGACCAAAGTCGTTTCCATCCCATTTTTTCTGGATTTTAGGGATCATTTATTTATCAGACCTTGTCCGCTGTTTTTTTCAGAGGATGGCAAGATATTAATTGACTATGGATCAACTATACGCGTGTATGATCCAAGCAATGAACTCTTCCATCATTTTAGCACGACCTTTGAAGTTGAGGCTATAACATACATCGAAAGCTTAGTGTCGCCTGATCTGGATGCGGAAGATTCTCCCTGA